A genomic window from Scophthalmus maximus strain ysfricsl-2021 chromosome 17, ASM2237912v1, whole genome shotgun sequence includes:
- the brd4 gene encoding bromodomain-containing protein 4 isoform X2, translating to MDYKMHAKSNDLLDFQKLDALLEKIAHSVSVKRESSEECNGISGALSVESVPGPRLNWCPANTTTPAPAPAPTLGPGPMPNPVRMGDGLDAAQMSGSSSSQGQAQSMGNPPVPDRINPDRPKRQTNQLQFLLKVVVKSLWKHQFAWPFYAPVDAVKLNLPDYYTIIKIPMDMGTIKKRLENSYYWNAQECIQDFNTMFTNCYIYNKPGDDIVLMAEALEKVFLQKVTEMPQEETEIVVMMGKGRGRGRREGSLNLKPGAIIDPSSTTPQTRGLLNLSTAPQTRGPVQGPPLLPPQPLMQAHVPPTLPSHAPQLGAPYSLGQSDCAPQVPIMTSVPPLAQTPLPPTSIQSTATMLQNPITMTKQRKSQKRKADTTTPTANDQLSESSPAESKSGKTLPRRESTRPTKLIKKEAPDSQHHIGMGIGLSGPSGGHSPKPQDQLGYCASLVRDMLSKKHAAYAWPFYKPVDVAALGLHDYHDIIKHPMDLSTIKAKLENRQYREPQEFAADVRLMFSNCYKYNPPDHEVVAMARKLQDVFEMRFAKMPDEPESKPLVSVPAPTLHHPAPVKPPPPLAHVASSSDSSSDSSSESESSTDDSEEERAQRLAELQEQLKAVHEQLAALSQPQASKPKRKEKEKKEKEKEKEKEKEKEKEKKKEKHKKKGNMSALVDEIQDATPVPQISKKTKTSNNNSKEVVPKKKLSKKEGMKSNHPSNLLPVPILEDDLGAAGSSATGEKCKPMSYEEKRQLSLDINKLPGDKLGRVVHIIQSREPSLKNSNPDEIEIDFETLKPSTLRELERYVSSCLRKKKRVSVEKTVESMATSKKTGSSSESSGSSSESEPEATGIIKQQKKKGHSVKEGKKLHPHVQSGPALPVLHSQPAGLHMKPHQPQHQPSPAGFMAPPVAALESSQLLETSFESLPPFGQPLMHLSHHTGNSSSPPPPHLNAHSAGPVSPETHPFLNQHPILPSPALHSSMPQQPSRPSHKAAPLHPKPPQQQPAPPPPPQQQQQSTLQQQQQQQQQQQQQQQQQQQQQQQQQQQQQLQQQQQQQQLQQQQQQQQQQQQQQQLQAAVLPQHQLSSQILHSPQPLHQRPMSPPTLTPQGLLSSQPPQMLLEDDEEPGSTTPLNQVQLYLQQFQQPRQPQQSMQSLQAQARQQQQQQQPGQTLLQSVQGQSQLPPQTTLPPPQLSVQSQAQPTPLHQAPAQQLPLHQARHMQHAQQQQQNYQQGPGLAGQSLGSQHKVSMPTNKAQQIIQQQQEQPSPRPTKADPYNTGHMRDNPSPLMMHSPQLPQFPPVSHQSPPHNMQPKKQRGPGSQGGLKEEKLPPSPVMRAEPFNPAMRPDHHKHPDNKPSQLGHVQQNVKSMDSSRPVIRSSEPSGPPPPLQDKDKFKQESKVPIAPKKVQDVKVKNMGSWASLAQKSTSTPLSAVKSSSDSFEQFRRVAREKEEREKALKAQAEQAEKDRLRREQDKLRGRDEDDVTEPTRRVHEEPRRRLEQQHIQAPSQQQQQQQQQQQQQQQQEPQPQPTAIQQPPQPPTPPQPTTQNPLDQQRELARRREQERRRREAMAATIDMNFQSDLMAIFEENLF from the exons AGAGTCCAGCGAGGAGTGCAATGGGATCAGTGGTGCTCTGTCAGTGGAGTCTGTGCCGGGGCCAAGACTGAACTGGTGTCCTGCCAACACCACTACCCCTGCCCCTGCTCCAGCTCCCACTCTGGGGCCCGGGCCCATGCCCAACCCTGTTCGAATGGGGGACGGCCTGGACGCAGCGCAAATgtcgggcagcagcagcagtcagggGCAGGCCCAGTCAATGGGCAATCCCCCAGTCCCAGATCGCATCAATCCCGACAGGCCAAAACGCCAGACCAATCAGCTGCAGTTTCTGCTTAAGGTGGTGGTGAAGTCCCTGTGGAAGCACCAGTTTGCCTGGCCCTTTTATGCACCAGTGGATGCAGTCAAACTTAACCTGCCT GACTACTACACAATAATCAAAATTCCTATGGACATGGGAACAATCAAGAAAAGGCTTGAGAACAGTTACTACTGGAATGCCCAAGAATGTATCCAAGACTTCAACACAATGTTTACCAACTGCTACATATACAACAAG CCTGGAGATGACATAGTCTTAATGGCTGAGGCTCTAGAGAAGGTGTTCCTTCAGAAGGTTACAGAAATGCCACAAGAAGAAACTGAGATTGTTGTCATGATGGGGAAAGGACGTGGGCGGGGCCGAAGAGAAGGAA GCCTGAACTTGAAACCAGGGGCGATCATTGACCCTTCGTCCACGACTCCTCAAACCCGTGGTCTGTTAAACCTATCAACAGCACCACAGACCAGAGGACCTGTGCAGGGCCCACCTTTGCTACCTCCCCAGCCTTTGATGCAGGCCCACGTGCCCCCAACGTTACCTAGCCATGCTCCACAGCTCGGAGCTCCCTACTCCCTGGGCCAATCCGACTGTGCTCCTCAAGTTCCCATAATGACTTCTGTGCCTCCCCTTGCTCAGACCCCCCTTCCTCCAACATCCATCCAGAGCACTGCCACCATGCTGCAGAACCCTATAACCATGACCAAA CAAAGAAAGAGCCAGAAAAGGAAAGCAGACACTACAACGCCCACGGCAAATGACCAACTCAGTGAATCTTCACCAGCCGAGTCCAAATCTGGGAAGACACTACCCAGGCGAGAGAGTACCAGACCCACAAAACTGATAAAGAAGGAGGCCCCAGACTCTCAGCATCACATAGGCATGGGTATCGGACTTAGCGGGCCAAGTGGCGGTCATAGCCCCAAACCACAAGATCAGCTGGGATATTGTGCAAGTTTGGTTCGGGATATGCTGTCAAAGAAACATGCTGCTTACGCCTGGCCATTTTACAAACCTGTTGATGTGGCTGCACTTGGACTACATGATTATCACGATATCATCAAACATCCCATGGACCTCAGCACCATCAAG GCCAAGCTGGAGAACAGGCAATACCGGGAACCCCAGGAGTTTGCTGCAGATGTACGATTAATGTTTTCCAACTGTTACAAATATAATCCACCAGACCATGAGGTGGTAGCTATGGCACGCAAACTACAG gaTGTCTTTGAGATGCGCTTTGCCAAGATGCCAGATGAACCTGAGAGCAAGCCTCTGGTTTCTGTCCCAGCTCCGACACTTCACCATCCTGCCCCCGTTAAGCCCCCGCCTCCTTTGGCCCACGTCGCCTCATCCTCAGACAGTTCCAGTGACTCGTCTTCTGAGTCCGAGTCTTCCACAGATGACTCTGAAGAGGAGAGAGCCCAGAGGTTGGCAGAGCTCCAGGAACAG TTGAAAGCTGTCCACGAGCAGCTGGCTGCCCTGTCTCAACCACAAGCCAGTAaaccaaagagaaaagagaaggaaaagaaggagaaggagaaggagaaggaaaaagaaaaggaaaaggaaaaggagaagaaaaaagagaagcataagaagaaaggaaacatgTCTGCCCTTGTGGATGAAATCCAGGATGCTACACCTGTTCCACAGATCTCTAAGAAAACCAAGACCAGTAACAATAACAGCAAAGAGGTTGTTCCCAAGAAGAAACTCAG TAAAAAGGAGGGGATGAAAAGCAACCATCCCTCCAACCTGCTGCCAGTTCCCATCCTGGAAGATGACCTTGGGGCTGCTGGGTCATCAGCTACAGGGGAAAAGTGCAAGCCTATGTCATATGAGGAGAAAAGGCAGTTGAGCCTGGACATCAACAAGCTTCCTGGTGACAAGCTTGGACGTGTAGTGCATATTATCCAGTCCAGAGAGCCTTCACTTAAAAACTCAAACCCTGACGAGATCGAGATTGACTTTGAGACACTCAAGCCTTCCACGCTGCGTGAGCTGGAGAGATATGTTTCTTCCTGCCTCcgcaaaaagaaaagggtttcAG TTGAGAAGACTGTGGAGTCCATGGCCACCTCCAAAAAGACTGGATCTTCTTCAGAGAGCAGTGGCTCCAGCTCAGAGAGCGAACCTGAGGCAACAG gaataataaaacagcagaaaaagaagGGCCATTCTgtgaaggaggggaagaagtTACATCCTCACGTTCAGAGTGGCCCTGCTCTGCCTGTGCTTCATTCCCAACCTGCAGGCCTTCACATGAAGCCCCATCAGCCACAGCATCAGCCATCTCCTGCAGGCTTCATGGCTCCCCCTGTAGCTGCTCTGGAGTCTTCCCAGTTACTGGAGACCAGCTTTGAGTCCCTGCCGCCTTTCGGCCAGCCCCTCATGCATCTGTCTCACCACACAGGCAACTCCTCCTCGCCTCCACCTCCGCACCTCAACGCTCATTCAGCTGGGCCTGTGTCCCCTGAGACCCATCCATTCCTCAATCAGCATCCCATCCTCCCATCTCCAG CCTTGCACAGTTCCATGCCTCAGCAGCCGTCTCGACCAAGTCACAAGGCAGCGCCTCTTCATCCCAAACCTCCTCAGCAGCAaccagcacctcctcctcctcctcagcagcagcagcagtcaaccctgcagcagcagcagcagcagcagcagcagcagcagcagcagcagcagcagcagcaacagcagcaacagcagcagcagcagcagcagcagttacagcaacagcaacagcagcagcaactacaacaacaacaacaacaacaacaacaacaacaacagcagcagcagctgcaggcagCAGTGCTACCACAGCATCAGCTGTCCTCTCAGATCCTCCACTCTCCTCAGCCTCTGCACCAGAGGCCCATGTCTCCCCCAACACTCACACCCCAGGGCTTGCTGTCTTCCCAGCCTCCCCAGATGCTGCTGGAGGACGATGAAGAACCGGGTTCTACTACGCCTCTGAACCAAGTACAGTTATATCTACAGCAGTTCCAGCAACCTCGTCAGCCCCAACAGTCCATGCAGTCGCTCCAGGCGCAGGctcgtcagcagcagcagcagcaacaaccagGACAGACTCTCTTGCAGTCTGTTCAGGGACAATCTCAACTCCCACCTCAGACTacgctgcctcctcctcagctctctgtTCAGTCCCAAGCTCAGCCAACTCCATTACATCAGGCCCCAGCCCAACAGCTGCCTCTCCACCAGGCCCGCCACATGCAGCacgctcagcagcagcaacagaactATCAGCAGGGTCCTGGACTAGCTGGTCAGTCCCTGGGATCACAACACAAGGTATCCATGCCCACCAACAAAGCACAGCAgatcatccagcagcagcaagaaCAACCCTCCCCTCGCCCGACCAAGGCTGACCCATACAACACAG GTCACATGAGGGACAACCCATCCCCACTTATGATGCATTCCCCACAACTTCCCCAGTTTCCTCCTGTGTCTCACCAGTCTCCACCTCACAACATGCAGCCCAAAAAG CAGAGGGGCCCTGGGAGCCAAGGTGGGCTAAAGGAAGAGAAACTTCCTCCATCACCAGTGATGAGAGCAGAGCCCTTTAACCCTGCAATGAGACCAGACCATCACAAACACCCCGATAATAAGCCCTCTCAACTAGGCCACGTCCAACAGA ATGTGAAATCCATGGACAGCTCGCGACCTGTCATCCGCTCCTCTGAGCCCAGTGGGCCGCCCCCCCCTCTGCAAGATAAAGACAAGTTCAAGCAGGAGTCCAAAGTGCCCATTGCCCCTAAAAAAGTACAG GATGTGAAAGTAAAGAACATGGGATCGTGGGCCAGTCTGGCACAAAAGTCCACATCTACGCCCTTATCTGCAGTAAAATCATCGAGCGACAGCTTTGAGCAGTTCCGTCGCGTAGCccgggagaaagaggagagagagaaagccctGAAGGCCCAAGCTGAGCAGGCAGAAAAAGACAGGCTACGCAGAGAGCAGGACAAGCTACG AGGTCGGGATGAAGACGATGTCACGGAGCCGACCAGGAGGGTGCACGAGGAGCCACGCAGGCgtctggagcagcagcacatccaAGCcccttcacaacaacagcaacagcagcagcagcagcagcagcagcagcagcagcaggagccgcagccgcagccgaCTGCCATTCAGCAGCCTCCTCAACCCCCCACACCGCCTCAGCCGACCACACAGAACCCACTAGACCAACAGAGGGAGCTAGCACGCCGccgggagcaggagaggagacgacgAGAAGCG aTGGCAGCGACTATTGACATGAATTTCCAAAGTGACTTAATGGCTATCTTTGAGGAGAATCTTTTTTGA
- the brd4 gene encoding bromodomain-containing protein 4 isoform X3, with translation MDYKMHAKSNDLLDFQKLDALLEKIAHSVSVKRESSEECNGISGALSVESVPGPRLNWCPANTTTPAPAPAPTLGPGPMPNPVRMGDGLDAAQMSGSSSSQGQAQSMGNPPVPDRINPDRPKRQTNQLQFLLKVVVKSLWKHQFAWPFYAPVDAVKLNLPDYYTIIKIPMDMGTIKKRLENSYYWNAQECIQDFNTMFTNCYIYNKPGDDIVLMAEALEKVFLQKVTEMPQEETEIVVMMGKGRGRGRREGSLNLKPGAIIDPSSTTPQTRGLLNLSTAPQTRGPVQGPPLLPPQPLMQAHVPPTLPSHAPQLGAPYSLGQSDCAPQVPIMTSVPPLAQTPLPPTSIQSTATMLQNPITMTKQRKSQKRKADTTTPTANDQLSESSPAESKSGKTLPRRESTRPTKLIKKEAPDSQHHIGMGIGLSGPSGGHSPKPQDQLGYCASLVRDMLSKKHAAYAWPFYKPVDVAALGLHDYHDIIKHPMDLSTIKAKLENRQYREPQEFAADVRLMFSNCYKYNPPDHEVVAMARKLQDVFEMRFAKMPDEPESKPLVSVPAPTLHHPAPVKPPPPLAHVASSSDSSSDSSSESESSTDDSEEERAQRLAELQEQLKAVHEQLAALSQPQASKPKRKEKEKKEKEKEKEKEKEKEKEKKKEKHKKKGNMSALVDEIQDATPVPQISKKTKTSNNNSKEVVPKKKLSKKEGMKSNHPSNLLPVPILEDDLGAAGSSATGEKCKPMSYEEKRQLSLDINKLPGDKLGRVVHIIQSREPSLKNSNPDEIEIDFETLKPSTLRELERYVSSCLRKKKRVSVEKTVESMATSKKTGSSSESSGSSSESEPEATGIIKQQKKKGHSVKEGKKLHPHVQSGPALPVLHSQPAGLHMKPHQPQHQPSPAGFMAPPVAALESSQLLETSFESLPPFGQPLMHLSHHTGNSSSPPPPHLNAHSAGPVSPETHPFLNQHPILPSPALHSSMPQQPSRPSHKAAPLHPKPPQQQPAPPPPPQQQQQSTLQQQQQQQQQQQQQQQQQQQQQQQQQQQQQLQQQQQQQQLQQQQQQQQQQQQQQQLQAAVLPQHQLSSQILHSPQPLHQRPMSPPTLTPQGLLSSQPPQMLLEDDEEPGSTTPLNQVQLYLQQFQQPRQPQQSMQSLQAQARQQQQQQQPGQTLLQSVQGQSQLPPQTTLPPPQLSVQSQAQPTPLHQAPAQQLPLHQARHMQHAQQQQQNYQQGPGLAGQSLGSQHKVSMPTNKAQQIIQQQQEQPSPRPTKADPYNTGHMRDNPSPLMMHSPQLPQFPPVSHQSPPHNMQPKKRGPGSQGGLKEEKLPPSPVMRAEPFNPAMRPDHHKHPDNKPSQLGHVQQTDVKSMDSSRPVIRSSEPSGPPPPLQDKDKFKQESKVPIAPKKVQDVKVKNMGSWASLAQKSTSTPLSAVKSSSDSFEQFRRVAREKEEREKALKAQAEQAEKDRLRREQDKLRGRDEDDVTEPTRRVHEEPRRRLEQQHIQAPSQQQQQQQQQQQQQQQQEPQPQPTAIQQPPQPPTPPQPTTQNPLDQQRELARRREQERRRREAMAATIDMNFQSDLMAIFEENLF, from the exons AGAGTCCAGCGAGGAGTGCAATGGGATCAGTGGTGCTCTGTCAGTGGAGTCTGTGCCGGGGCCAAGACTGAACTGGTGTCCTGCCAACACCACTACCCCTGCCCCTGCTCCAGCTCCCACTCTGGGGCCCGGGCCCATGCCCAACCCTGTTCGAATGGGGGACGGCCTGGACGCAGCGCAAATgtcgggcagcagcagcagtcagggGCAGGCCCAGTCAATGGGCAATCCCCCAGTCCCAGATCGCATCAATCCCGACAGGCCAAAACGCCAGACCAATCAGCTGCAGTTTCTGCTTAAGGTGGTGGTGAAGTCCCTGTGGAAGCACCAGTTTGCCTGGCCCTTTTATGCACCAGTGGATGCAGTCAAACTTAACCTGCCT GACTACTACACAATAATCAAAATTCCTATGGACATGGGAACAATCAAGAAAAGGCTTGAGAACAGTTACTACTGGAATGCCCAAGAATGTATCCAAGACTTCAACACAATGTTTACCAACTGCTACATATACAACAAG CCTGGAGATGACATAGTCTTAATGGCTGAGGCTCTAGAGAAGGTGTTCCTTCAGAAGGTTACAGAAATGCCACAAGAAGAAACTGAGATTGTTGTCATGATGGGGAAAGGACGTGGGCGGGGCCGAAGAGAAGGAA GCCTGAACTTGAAACCAGGGGCGATCATTGACCCTTCGTCCACGACTCCTCAAACCCGTGGTCTGTTAAACCTATCAACAGCACCACAGACCAGAGGACCTGTGCAGGGCCCACCTTTGCTACCTCCCCAGCCTTTGATGCAGGCCCACGTGCCCCCAACGTTACCTAGCCATGCTCCACAGCTCGGAGCTCCCTACTCCCTGGGCCAATCCGACTGTGCTCCTCAAGTTCCCATAATGACTTCTGTGCCTCCCCTTGCTCAGACCCCCCTTCCTCCAACATCCATCCAGAGCACTGCCACCATGCTGCAGAACCCTATAACCATGACCAAA CAAAGAAAGAGCCAGAAAAGGAAAGCAGACACTACAACGCCCACGGCAAATGACCAACTCAGTGAATCTTCACCAGCCGAGTCCAAATCTGGGAAGACACTACCCAGGCGAGAGAGTACCAGACCCACAAAACTGATAAAGAAGGAGGCCCCAGACTCTCAGCATCACATAGGCATGGGTATCGGACTTAGCGGGCCAAGTGGCGGTCATAGCCCCAAACCACAAGATCAGCTGGGATATTGTGCAAGTTTGGTTCGGGATATGCTGTCAAAGAAACATGCTGCTTACGCCTGGCCATTTTACAAACCTGTTGATGTGGCTGCACTTGGACTACATGATTATCACGATATCATCAAACATCCCATGGACCTCAGCACCATCAAG GCCAAGCTGGAGAACAGGCAATACCGGGAACCCCAGGAGTTTGCTGCAGATGTACGATTAATGTTTTCCAACTGTTACAAATATAATCCACCAGACCATGAGGTGGTAGCTATGGCACGCAAACTACAG gaTGTCTTTGAGATGCGCTTTGCCAAGATGCCAGATGAACCTGAGAGCAAGCCTCTGGTTTCTGTCCCAGCTCCGACACTTCACCATCCTGCCCCCGTTAAGCCCCCGCCTCCTTTGGCCCACGTCGCCTCATCCTCAGACAGTTCCAGTGACTCGTCTTCTGAGTCCGAGTCTTCCACAGATGACTCTGAAGAGGAGAGAGCCCAGAGGTTGGCAGAGCTCCAGGAACAG TTGAAAGCTGTCCACGAGCAGCTGGCTGCCCTGTCTCAACCACAAGCCAGTAaaccaaagagaaaagagaaggaaaagaaggagaaggagaaggagaaggaaaaagaaaaggaaaaggaaaaggagaagaaaaaagagaagcataagaagaaaggaaacatgTCTGCCCTTGTGGATGAAATCCAGGATGCTACACCTGTTCCACAGATCTCTAAGAAAACCAAGACCAGTAACAATAACAGCAAAGAGGTTGTTCCCAAGAAGAAACTCAG TAAAAAGGAGGGGATGAAAAGCAACCATCCCTCCAACCTGCTGCCAGTTCCCATCCTGGAAGATGACCTTGGGGCTGCTGGGTCATCAGCTACAGGGGAAAAGTGCAAGCCTATGTCATATGAGGAGAAAAGGCAGTTGAGCCTGGACATCAACAAGCTTCCTGGTGACAAGCTTGGACGTGTAGTGCATATTATCCAGTCCAGAGAGCCTTCACTTAAAAACTCAAACCCTGACGAGATCGAGATTGACTTTGAGACACTCAAGCCTTCCACGCTGCGTGAGCTGGAGAGATATGTTTCTTCCTGCCTCcgcaaaaagaaaagggtttcAG TTGAGAAGACTGTGGAGTCCATGGCCACCTCCAAAAAGACTGGATCTTCTTCAGAGAGCAGTGGCTCCAGCTCAGAGAGCGAACCTGAGGCAACAG gaataataaaacagcagaaaaagaagGGCCATTCTgtgaaggaggggaagaagtTACATCCTCACGTTCAGAGTGGCCCTGCTCTGCCTGTGCTTCATTCCCAACCTGCAGGCCTTCACATGAAGCCCCATCAGCCACAGCATCAGCCATCTCCTGCAGGCTTCATGGCTCCCCCTGTAGCTGCTCTGGAGTCTTCCCAGTTACTGGAGACCAGCTTTGAGTCCCTGCCGCCTTTCGGCCAGCCCCTCATGCATCTGTCTCACCACACAGGCAACTCCTCCTCGCCTCCACCTCCGCACCTCAACGCTCATTCAGCTGGGCCTGTGTCCCCTGAGACCCATCCATTCCTCAATCAGCATCCCATCCTCCCATCTCCAG CCTTGCACAGTTCCATGCCTCAGCAGCCGTCTCGACCAAGTCACAAGGCAGCGCCTCTTCATCCCAAACCTCCTCAGCAGCAaccagcacctcctcctcctcctcagcagcagcagcagtcaaccctgcagcagcagcagcagcagcagcagcagcagcagcagcagcagcagcagcagcaacagcagcaacagcagcagcagcagcagcagcagttacagcaacagcaacagcagcagcaactacaacaacaacaacaacaacaacaacaacaacaacagcagcagcagctgcaggcagCAGTGCTACCACAGCATCAGCTGTCCTCTCAGATCCTCCACTCTCCTCAGCCTCTGCACCAGAGGCCCATGTCTCCCCCAACACTCACACCCCAGGGCTTGCTGTCTTCCCAGCCTCCCCAGATGCTGCTGGAGGACGATGAAGAACCGGGTTCTACTACGCCTCTGAACCAAGTACAGTTATATCTACAGCAGTTCCAGCAACCTCGTCAGCCCCAACAGTCCATGCAGTCGCTCCAGGCGCAGGctcgtcagcagcagcagcagcaacaaccagGACAGACTCTCTTGCAGTCTGTTCAGGGACAATCTCAACTCCCACCTCAGACTacgctgcctcctcctcagctctctgtTCAGTCCCAAGCTCAGCCAACTCCATTACATCAGGCCCCAGCCCAACAGCTGCCTCTCCACCAGGCCCGCCACATGCAGCacgctcagcagcagcaacagaactATCAGCAGGGTCCTGGACTAGCTGGTCAGTCCCTGGGATCACAACACAAGGTATCCATGCCCACCAACAAAGCACAGCAgatcatccagcagcagcaagaaCAACCCTCCCCTCGCCCGACCAAGGCTGACCCATACAACACAG GTCACATGAGGGACAACCCATCCCCACTTATGATGCATTCCCCACAACTTCCCCAGTTTCCTCCTGTGTCTCACCAGTCTCCACCTCACAACATGCAGCCCAAAAAG AGGGGCCCTGGGAGCCAAGGTGGGCTAAAGGAAGAGAAACTTCCTCCATCACCAGTGATGAGAGCAGAGCCCTTTAACCCTGCAATGAGACCAGACCATCACAAACACCCCGATAATAAGCCCTCTCAACTAGGCCACGTCCAACAGA CAGATGTGAAATCCATGGACAGCTCGCGACCTGTCATCCGCTCCTCTGAGCCCAGTGGGCCGCCCCCCCCTCTGCAAGATAAAGACAAGTTCAAGCAGGAGTCCAAAGTGCCCATTGCCCCTAAAAAAGTACAG GATGTGAAAGTAAAGAACATGGGATCGTGGGCCAGTCTGGCACAAAAGTCCACATCTACGCCCTTATCTGCAGTAAAATCATCGAGCGACAGCTTTGAGCAGTTCCGTCGCGTAGCccgggagaaagaggagagagagaaagccctGAAGGCCCAAGCTGAGCAGGCAGAAAAAGACAGGCTACGCAGAGAGCAGGACAAGCTACG AGGTCGGGATGAAGACGATGTCACGGAGCCGACCAGGAGGGTGCACGAGGAGCCACGCAGGCgtctggagcagcagcacatccaAGCcccttcacaacaacagcaacagcagcagcagcagcagcagcagcagcagcagcaggagccgcagccgcagccgaCTGCCATTCAGCAGCCTCCTCAACCCCCCACACCGCCTCAGCCGACCACACAGAACCCACTAGACCAACAGAGGGAGCTAGCACGCCGccgggagcaggagaggagacgacgAGAAGCG aTGGCAGCGACTATTGACATGAATTTCCAAAGTGACTTAATGGCTATCTTTGAGGAGAATCTTTTTTGA